The following are encoded in a window of Nitrososphaerales archaeon genomic DNA:
- a CDS encoding CoA-binding protein — MKTDNYSDAEIREILSMKNVAVVGMSKNPEKDAYIIPKYLINAGYNVIPVNPTADEILGRKCYKNLMEVPESVDIVDIFRPSEDVPSIVKDAIAKGVRVVWMQLGISNEQAEKEALAQGIKVVYNRCMMEEHRRLS, encoded by the coding sequence ATGAAAACCGACAATTATTCAGATGCAGAGATCAGAGAGATACTATCTATGAAAAATGTAGCGGTTGTAGGAATGTCAAAAAATCCAGAGAAAGATGCTTATATCATACCAAAATACCTAATCAATGCTGGCTACAATGTTATACCTGTAAATCCGACTGCGGACGAAATACTGGGTAGGAAATGCTACAAGAATTTGATGGAGGTTCCTGAAAGTGTGGATATAGTTGATATCTTCAGACCTTCAGAAGATGTGCCATCGATAGTGAAGGACGCAATTGCGAAGGGCGTCAGAGTTGTGTGGATGCAGTTAGGGATAAGCAATGAACAGGCCGAGAAGGAAGCGCTAGCGCAAGGAATTAAGGTTGTGTACAACAGGTGCATGATGGAGGAGCACAGGAGGCTCTCCTAA